One genomic window of Polyodon spathula isolate WHYD16114869_AA chromosome 8, ASM1765450v1, whole genome shotgun sequence includes the following:
- the si:ch211-15p9.2 gene encoding pyruvate dehydrogenase [acetyl-transferring]-phosphatase 1, mitochondrial yields the protein MFGVNAIHPLLQVERGALCGAMCRLLNCYTKHLHQRRAASVLTLACSRCTPASVTPCRQYRSKTHSSQLTLAQMNRILKANEYSYKVHEYDGRRVSSVLGFDSNLLASNVPMEDRRSAATCLQSRGMLFGVFDGHAGYACAQAVTERLFYYIAVSLLPLKTLVDIEEAVENERPVLPILQWHKHPNDNVNTAAGKLYFSSLRTYWQELIELGGGDQTGTEAALVNAFKRLDNDISLEAQLEHGDPFSPYTPLRVAMSGSTACVAHVDAMDLHISNLGDSRAVLGVLNHDGTWTAQTMSNDHSAQNPEEVRRVLSQHPKSEAKTVVRHDRLLGLLMPFRAFGDIKFKWSRELQKSVLETREELLSGTEYAKSLPTNYHTPPYLTAEPEITYHKLRPQDKFLVLATDGLWEQMHRQTVVQVIGEHLTGIRLHQPLSGLSFTLGQMHSLLAERKAQASSGFDHHNTATHLIRHALGSDEFGTVEHSRLSKMLSLPQELARMYRDDITVTVVHFNPQIVQAHYNGGFLKADHKSQYC from the coding sequence ATGTTTGGTGTAAATGCGATACATCCCCTACTCCAGGTTGAGAGAGGAGCACTGTGCGGTGCAATGTGCAGACTGCTGAACTGTTACACCAAACACCTACACCAGCGCCGTGCTGCTAGTGTCCTCACATTGGCTTGCTCACGCTGCACACCCGCTTCAGTGACGCCATGCAGACAGTACAGATCGAAAACTCACTCAAGTCAGCTCACCTTGGCTCAAATGAACCGCATCTTAAAGGCAAACGAGTACAGTTATAAAGTCCACGAGTATGACGGGAGACGCGTTAGCTCTGTCTTGGGGTTCGACAGCAACCTATTGGCTTCCAACGTCCCCATGGAAGATCGCCGGAGTGCAGCGACTTGTCTGCAGAGCAGGGGCATGCTTTTTGGGGTTTTCGACGGACACGCTGGCTACGCCTGTGCACAGGCAGTAACCGAAAGGCTGTTTTACTACATAGCGGTCTCTCTGCTCCCTCTAAAGACCCTGGTCGATATCGAGGAGGCCGTGGAAAACGAGAGGCCCGTGTTACCTATTCTGCAGTGGCACAAGCACCCAAACGACAACGTCAACACGGCTGCCGGGAAGCTTTACTTCAGCAGCCTTAGAACCTACTGGCAAGAGCTCATTGAACTGGGTGGCGGGGATCAGACAGGCACCGAAGCTGCACTTGTCAACGCATTCAAGAGGCTAGATAACGATATATCTCTTGAAGCCCAGTTGGAACACGGAGACCCGTTTTCACCCTACACTCCGCTCAGGGTTGCTATGTCAGGGTCGACTGCTTGTGTTGCACATGTGGATGCCATGGATTTGCACATCTCCAATCTTGGGGACAGTAGGGCCGTGCTTGGCGTTCTGAACCACGACGGCACTTGGACCGCGCAGACTATGAGCAACGATCACAGTGCTCAGAACCCAGAGGAAGTGAGAAGAGTTCTCTCTCAGCACCCCAAATCAGAAGCAAAAACAGTGGTCAGACACGACAGGCTTCTGGGCCTGCTGATGCCTTTCCGAGCTTTCGGggatattaaattcaaatggaGCAGAGAGCTTCAAAAGAGTGTGTTGGAAACCCGGGAAGAGCTGCTGTCTGGGACAGAGTATGCAAAGTCACTCCCGACCAACTATCACACCCCTCCCTATCTCACTGCAGAACCGGAAATCACTTACCACAAGCTAAGACCCCAAGATAAATTCCTTGTCCTAGCCACAGATGGTTTGTGGGAACAGATGCACAGGCAGACTGTAGTGCAAGTCATAGGAGAGCACCTGACAGGGATCCGTTTACATCAGCCACTGTCGGGCCTTTCTTTCACTTTGGGCCAGATGCACAGCTTGCTTGCTGAAAGAAAGGCTCAGGCTTCTTCTGGTTTTGATCATCATAACACAGCTACACACCTGATCAGACACGCTTTGGGTAGCGACGAGTTCGGTACAGTAGAGCACAGTCGTTTATCCAAGATGTTGAGTCTACCACAAGAGCTGGCAAGGATGTACAG